Proteins encoded by one window of Streptomyces sp. LX-29:
- a CDS encoding helix-turn-helix transcriptional regulator encodes MLDLAIAALHEHDPGQLWPPIVVELLRACGGEFLVLESASKEWTGPAGVTHWMPDGSRENHAGDYSQRLLRHCYPIAQHYASSTDRAPVTACQVLGEAEWRNSNAAALTRKALAADHILALPLTDTSKPVRGLLVYRSGSGFTDDHLAYARRVQPLLAGVDRQVTRLHRWRAFGADSPGDKADEAPRSAPRGRAADTTAGPRPGPDREAGLTPAEQATEARLTPREITVLALLADALTAATIGRRLGISVRTAQKHIESIYRKLGTKDRVSTVLRAQSCGLIPTEPPPAKPSPRPRRAAGLSPMATSI; translated from the coding sequence ATGCTCGACCTTGCCATCGCGGCACTTCACGAGCACGACCCGGGGCAGCTGTGGCCGCCGATCGTCGTCGAGTTACTCCGCGCCTGCGGCGGAGAGTTCCTCGTTCTGGAGTCCGCGTCCAAGGAATGGACAGGCCCCGCGGGCGTCACCCATTGGATGCCCGACGGCTCGCGCGAGAACCACGCCGGCGATTACAGCCAGCGATTACTCCGTCACTGTTACCCCATCGCGCAACACTACGCTTCTTCCACGGACCGGGCGCCGGTAACCGCCTGCCAGGTCCTGGGTGAGGCTGAATGGCGAAACAGCAACGCGGCGGCGCTGACGCGAAAGGCATTGGCCGCGGACCACATCCTCGCGCTCCCACTCACCGATACCTCCAAGCCCGTTCGAGGATTACTCGTGTATCGCTCGGGCAGCGGGTTCACCGACGACCACCTGGCCTATGCTCGGCGCGTACAACCACTTCTCGCCGGGGTCGACAGGCAGGTCACCCGACTGCACCGCTGGCGCGCGTTCGGGGCTGACTCCCCCGGCGACAAAGCCGACGAGGCGCCTCGATCCGCCCCTCGGGGACGAGCCGCCGACACGACCGCGGGGCCGCGCCCCGGACCCGACCGCGAGGCCGGCCTCACCCCGGCCGAGCAGGCCACCGAGGCCCGCCTGACACCGCGTGAGATCACCGTGCTGGCCCTCCTCGCCGACGCGCTCACCGCCGCCACGATCGGCCGCCGCCTCGGCATCTCCGTCCGCACCGCGCAGAAGCACATCGAGAGCATCTACCGCAAGCTCGGCACCAAGGACCGCGTCTCCACCGTGCTGCGCGCCCAGTCGTGCGGCCTCATCCCCACCGAGCCCCCTCCCGCCAAGCCCAGCCCACGCCCACGGCGAGCGGCGGGGTTATCCCCCATGGCCACCAGCATCTGA